One stretch of Oncorhynchus clarkii lewisi isolate Uvic-CL-2024 chromosome 3, UVic_Ocla_1.0, whole genome shotgun sequence DNA includes these proteins:
- the LOC139389816 gene encoding zinc finger protein 436-like → MKNKSAKKQHKIRSKHHRDPIKTECETQSDDVNCKREEPDISQAPSPNTKGVTSNSIQIKEEPADFEVQSHCFDSRALHTDSGTVITKTETDSVNISQGTVEVKAEYDSDTEIHKVVVKRETQVCFMKEENVGEEDTDEDTEDRRDTDSNRVSSPQFFPCTYCTISFTDHSFLEKHIKWNHQKEYLAMLRNSFSKSSGTETVPTHSCLHCSLMFQTPRLLSIHTLQIHPSATPRKPARPHRVSVKLYTCPQCARRFRYLGSLQNHCELSHKMAVVSTNGHLSCADCGKSFKNCWGLGPHQCHEPEGTEPQDIKPVVCLDVGFHCSECGKILCSPQSLNIHMRIHTGEKPYACKECGKRFSESGSLRKHLLIHSGVKAFKCQECGKDFARMKGLRSHMTTHSGKKQYSCSHCDRQFGYKSSLTIHLRSHTGEKPFHCTECGKDFSIKRNLRLHLKIHNNEKGHQCGECGLKVIDIGALKTHMRSHTGERPYHCTVCSKQFIRLEHLKNHQRTHTGERPYVCSECSKSFAQSGDLTKHIRTHTGEKPYECSVCHGCYTSSGDLGKHMRIHNGSRPFPCQQCDKSFRLVGHLKTHMRTHTGERPYSCPRCLRTFARTHHLSVHLAQCR, encoded by the exons ATGAAGAACAAATCTGCGAAAAAACAACACAAAATCAGGTCTAAACACCATCGAGACCCCATCAAAACGGAGTGTGAAACACAGTCAGATGATGTTAACTGCAAAAGAGAAGAACCAGACATTAGCCAAGCTCCCTCTCCCAACACTAAAGGGGTAACTTCCAACTCCATCCAAATTAAAGAGGAACCAGCAGACTTTGAAGTACAGAGTCATTGCTTCGATTCTAGAGCACTCCACACGGATTCTGGAACCGTCATAACCAAGACTGAAACAGATTCCGTTAACATTAGCCAAGGAACAGTAGAGGTAAAAGCGGAGTATGATTCTGATACTGAAATACATAAGGTGGTGGTTAAGAGAGAAACTCAAGTGTGTTTCATGAAGGAGGAGAATGTGGGTGAAGAAGACACAGATGAGGACACCGAAGACAGGAGGGATACAGACAGCAACAGAG tctcttctCCTCAGTTCTTTCCTTGCACATACTGCACCATCTCCTTCACCGACCATTCCTTCCTGGAGAAGCACATCAAGTGGAACCACCAGAAGGAGTATCTGGCCATGTTGAGAAACAGTTTTTCAAAGAGCAGTGGAACAGAGACGGTCCCAACACACAGCTGCCTTCACTGTAGCCTCATGTTCCAAACCCCACGACTGCTTAGCATCCACACCCTTCAGATCCACCCTTCAGCCACTCCCCGGAAACCTGCCCGTCCCCACAGGGTTTCGGTGAAACTCTACACCTGCCCACAGTGTGCCCGCAGATTCAGGTACCTGGGCAGTCTGCAAAACCACTGTGAGCTTTCACACAAAATGGCTGTTGTCAGCACCAATGGACACCTCAGTTGTGCCGattgtgggaagagcttcaagaATTGTTGGGGACTGGGACCTCACCAGTGTCACGAACCAGAGGGCACTGAACCTCAGGACATTAAGCCTGTGGTTTGTCTGGATGTCGGCTTCCATTGCTCAGAGTGTGGCAAGATCCTCTGTAGTCCTCAGAGCCTGAACATTCACATGCGCATTCACACCGGAGAGAAGCCTTATGCCTGCAAGGAGTGTGGCAAAAGATTTTCTGAGAGCGGCAGTTTACGCAAACACCTGCTGATACACTCTGGAGTCAAGGCATTCAAATGCCAGGAATGCGGGAAGGATTTTGCCCGTATGAAGGGTCTCAGGAGTCACATGACCACTCATTCTGGCAAAAAGCAGTACTCCTGCTCCCACTGTGACCGGCAGTTTGGATACAAGTCTAGTCTGACCATTCACCTACGctctcacacaggggagaaaccctttcACTGCACAGAGTGTGGTAAAGACTTCTCTATCAAGAGAAACCTGAGGCTTCACCTAAAGATCCACAACAATGAGAAAGGCCACCAGTGTGGGGAGTGTGGCCTGAAGGTGATAGACATTGGGGCGTTGAAGACACACATGCGCTCACACACCGGCGAGAGGCCTTACCACTGCACAGTGTGCAGCAAGCAGTTCATTCGACTGGAACATCTGAAGAACCACCAGCGCACTCACACAGGTGAGAGACCATACGTCTGTTCGGAGTGCAGCAAGAGCTTTGCTCAGTCTGGAGATCTCACAAAACACATACGCacccacactggagagaagccgtaTGAATGTTCTGTCTGCCACGGCTGTTATACCTCTTCAGGGGATCTGGGCAAACACATGAGGATCCACAATGGCTCACGGCCCTTTCCCTGCCAGCAGTGTGACAAGAGTTTCCGCTTGGTCGGCCACCTTAAAACTCACATGAGGACCCACACCGGTGAGAGACCGTACTCCTGCCCCCGCTGCCTCCGGACCTTCGCTCGCACCCACCACCTCTCTGTTCACCTGGCTCAGTGTCGCTGA